GTCAAGTTGATACCCAGACCTCCAGCTCGAGTGGATAGCAAAAACACGAATAGCTCGGGCTTGGTCTGCCAGTCGTTGACGAGATCTCTTCGATCGGACAGCTTGGAGGAACCGTCCAGTCGacagtagttgtactgCTTGAACGTGAGGTACTCCTCGGCCAGGTCCATCATCTTGGTCATCTGGAAATAGACGAGAACACGGTGACCTCCAGCCTTCAACTCTGcgagcagctcgtccagcttggcGAGCTTGCCAGAGCACGAGATGAACTTGGACATAGAGGGCATTCGCAGAGTGTTGATGCCGTTGAAGTCCAGCACCCGAGACGGGAACAGATCGTTGGGAGGCAGTGAAACAGACCCAGGAGTCAATGCAGTGACATTGGTGCCCTTTacctcggcctcggccttctccaaccaccacagTTCCTGGCCAAGAGTGAGGGGTGTAAGGGCTCTTCGCACGTCCACGCCacccatcttctcctcctgctcaaTCTGGAACCCTCGGTCACGGCAAACAAAGTCCACAGGAGGAGCAACGACGCGAGGGTCATATGCAGGCTCCAGTCGGTGGAGATACGAGTCGTAGAGAGTCTCAAAGACGTCaaatggagaaggagcaggtgTGTACCTGGGCAGCGCACCGACGCTGGGAACATCACGATTGACCTCGTTAATAACACGCTCCATGACCCCCATCTGACTGACTCGGCTGACTCGGcccactcctccttcctcctcgaccaCAAGGTCTCTCTTTCGACCCATCCAAGAAGGCTCCCAGATGTTCAGATCGACCTTGAGCAGCTTATTCAAGCTACCGGCCTTGCTGTGTTCTCCAGGAACGTCCAAGAAGCCCCCCTCCCGGTACACGAGCTTGGGGACTTCAAAACTGATGAGGTTTCGATTGCTGCTTCCAATCCAAGTGTCTTTGTCAGAGCCACAGTTGGAAGGGCCAAAGTTATAGGCACTCTTCACATCGGCACGCTCAAACAAGTCGGGATGGTTGCAAACCTTTCGGAATTGCATGACCAGGTTCATCAGACTCTGAGTGTTCTCTTCAGAGCCACTCTGGGCCTTGGCAAGGAGCTCCTGCAGGTTGATCTGAGACTTCAGAATCTTGTACATGACTCGCTGCCGGGTGGTCAGGTTGCAGTACACATCAATCTCAATCTTATCGCCCAGCTCTTGCTGCACGTGCTTCTTAACTCGTCGCAACATGAACGGCTTCAGGATCATATGCAGTCgcttgagctgctgctggtctAGCTGCGACTTTTCCTTGGCGTGCGACTCAATGTCCTTGGAAAACCATTCGGAAAACTCATCGTGCGAGTCGAAAAGAGAGGGCATGATGAAATGCAACAGCGCCCATAGTTCCTGCATGGAGTTCTGAATGGGAGTACCGGTCAAAAGCAGTCGGTTTCGGCACTGGAAAGCCAGCAGAGACTTCCATCgcgaagaagaagacgacttGATGGCCTGAGCCTCATCCAGAATCATGTATTGCCACTTCACTCGAGAAAAGTACTGGGCATCAGACACAACGAGCTGATATGAGGTGACCAGCACATGGAACGGCGAATCTCGCGTGTACTTGACATTCTTTCTGTCCCAGAATTTTCGCAAAATCTTTCGATCCTTACCATTACCCCAATAAGGCAACACTTTGAAGTCGGGGACAAACTTGGAGATTTCCTGCTGCCAGTTGTGGAGTGTGGAAGCAGGTGCGATCACAAGATATGGACCCCAGATGTTGTGGGTCTCGGCGAGATAGGCCATGACGGAGATCGACTGGACAGTCTTTCCCAGACCCATTTCGTCAGCAAGAATACCGTTGATACCCTGCTCGTACAGGTTGGCCAGCCAGTTGAGACCCTTAAGCTGGTATTCCTTGAGAGTGCAGTTGAGGAGTTTGGGCTGGGAGAGCTGTAGGTCTCCAAGAGACGTGGGGTTCTGAAAGGCGTCATCCGAGTCAGCTGCAGCGCCAGATTCGGCGGTAGGCGTCTCAGACTGCGCGTCGAACGCCtgggcctgctgctggttccTTCGCACCTGATTATGAGCATTCTGCATGGCAATCTGCCGCAGCTTGTCGTCATCGTCTTCGTCAAAGTCCAGCTCTGCAGCCCGCTTCGTCTCCACATCGCTGCCACTTTTggcaatcttctccatggcctCGTAGTCCTCGTCACcgtccttggcagcctcaCCATCTTCCATCTCGTCAGTCTTGATCTTCCGACCGATGAAATGTGAGTATAGCTCTGTCTGGGTGAGCAAGAAATTGAGCTTCCTGGCTTGCCGCTTACTCTCTCGAtcttcctcgtccttcttggcctggtcaagagcctccttctcggccttctttCGCAGATCTCGCTCTTCCTTCTCATTTCTCTTCCAGAAAGAGAGCATCTCTCGCATAGCTCGTCGAGCCTTGCCTTGCATGTCCTTGATAGACTTGTTGGTTCGATATTGCCATCTTCGGGCCTCCTTGGACGCCAAAACAGCTGTTTTTCGGTGGTTGGACTGCTTCACGGCGATCGTTGCAGCCACAGTTTTGTGCACCTTGGCGGCGTCTCGACGTGCCATATCCTTCCAAATGGAATCATAGGCCTGatcaagctgcttggcagcagccgcAGCTTCCTTAGCCGCCGCATTTTCTTCCCTAATCTCCCTGTCCTTCTCTCGCTGCTCTGcctggagctgtttctTCGTCTTTGGCTTGGGGGCAGGGGAAGCCTCCTTAGAGGAGGTTCCCGCTGcgacagaagcagcagctgacGTCTTAGATACGGCCTTGCTTCGCTTCTTTGCCTTCGGAGTGGACACAGAAGAAGTTGTTGCggcggcagcggcggcagcGCCTGCAGCAGAGGAAGCTGACGCTGGTGCTGACGATGTGGAGGACACTGGGGCTgctgatgatgacgacgatgcAGCAGGACTGGCCGATGTATGTGCGCCGGCCAGGCCACCACCCTCCTCGTACTCCACAAACGCCACACGCACAATCGCCTCCTTTTGCAGGGACGTCTTAGCGCTTTGCTTAACGGCTGCGTAGCGGGCTGCGTTTGTGTACGCCTTGGTTTTCGTGTATTCATCAATCACGACCTTGTCTCGCAACTCTTCCAGCTGCACCACGGCCTCCAGCCGGCTCTGGACCTGCTGTAGAAATCCCGTCTTGGCGTCTGCGTATGCGGGATCATCTGCATCCGCGGGTGGTGACTCCGGTGCAGAGTGATCGCCGTCAACAGACGTGTGACCCTGAATGGGAATCTGGATAGGCCACGGAGCCTGCTGCGgaatctgctgctgcgacaTGTAAATGCGGGGAGCGTACATGTCAGGTGGTGCCGGATGACCCTGATGGCCAGGGTGTCCTGGGTGGCCCTGGTGGCCGGGATGAGGACCCTGATGCTGCACCGGGTGAGGAGACATATTGGGATGACCCTGGGGGGACATGTGACCCGGATGCGGTGGTGGGGGGTGTTGATGCTGGGGATGGggctgctgtttgtggtACATGGGCGGCGATGTGGAAGagtggtgctggtgctgcagCATGGGAGGTGAGTGCTGCGGCGAGTGGTGTGGATGCGGATGATGCTGGTGATGCTGCGGCAGCATCGGTGGCGACTGCTGTTGAGGATGCTGAGGATGCTGggggtgctgctgctgcatgtAGTGCTGCTCGTGGCCCATCATGGGAGGCCCCGGCATGGTGTGTCCATTCTGAGGCGAATGCTGTGGCGAGATGTGCGGTGCCTGATGCGTCTGGTGGGGGGAGagatgtggtggtggtggtggatggtGCAGAGCAGGAGGGGGCTGTTGCTGTAGTGGTGACTGCTGTTGTAGCGGTGGGGCCGGTGGCTGCTGAGAGGCATCCGATGCACGTCGTTCTCCACCAGAGAGAATCGATGAAATGGACATAGCCCCGCGgttctgtgttagttaGATCGGTATCGTAGAGATGGCATGCGACATGGTTGATGAGAAGTGAGACATGGTAAACGGGATAGGGGAGCTGTGATAGGGCAGGACCGGAGTTTGAGATACTAACGTGTCGGATCCAGCCTCAGGATGCTCGATGGAGATGTATACGGCGATGACAGCCTCGTCAGCAAAGAGATCACCGTTTCCATATCACTTTCTATCACAGGCGGCACGAACGGTATCCCCATCGACCGTGGCAGAAGCATGATCGAGACACTTCACGGATGCAGAATCCCTTCAATGCCATCGGCTTCTCATCTTCGCGGCCCCGTTCAGGTCTTGTGGCATGTCACCGTGGTGCTACCCGGTTGACATAAGCAGCGGTGTGGGTGTGTGGCAATGGCAACAAGACAGAATCGAAACCGATCGGCTCGCCAAGGGCACCATCGTGCTCGCCGAGTCCCACCAAGTTGATTGCATCTTCTCCCGTCGCCCACAAACGTCTGTGGCAAAAAATACCATGTCTCCCTCCCTCGCCCCAAACCTCCCTCCTCGTAAGCCCGTATTCAGCCATCGCCAACTGGTAATACTCACGGTCTCATCGTGGTTGTTGTTATGGCCATTCATGGCTGTTTTCGTTGCTtgtctttttgtgtctgtcgTTCCGCGTCTTTGTGTCGTggcttggtggtgatggatGGAGTCAACAATAAATTGTGCAGTGCTGTTGCGTTGGTCTCTTCCTGCCTCCAATCGAACTCGAGCGCAGCGAGAGTTCgaagaaaaaaacctgcccgctgtttctggaggTGCACCGCAACGAGAAGAGGAGTGGGGTgggaaaatgggaaaaatATGGGGAAAAGGGGAGGAGGTGAAAAGGGCCAGGTTGATGAttaccaaaaaaaaacttggTATTTATAAAAACCCCCCTTCATTTGTCAAATACCACTCCGCCCCATCTGCACCCTCCCTTCTTCCTCAGGGTTCCCAATAGTCTATCTATCGTATGCACCTGTGCTCCACCTTCCGGGGGTGTAGCAGAAAAAGCCGGATACAGCTCACACAATAAGGGGCAAAATCGAGCGGGCATGGAACAAGATGGGGATATTTGTGATGACTAATCCGACTTTTTAGAAAATCCCACAGCCATCCATCTGCACCCTCTCTTCGCGCCTTCCTACACTTTCCCAATCGCATGCTTCATGCGCTCGACTTTGACGTAATACTATGTAATGAAGTAGCTCTGGGTGAAGGTGGAAGTCTCCGAGAAATGGTGGGATAAACGTATGGAAATGCTGGCTGTAAAGATCTTTCTGTGGTGTTAATTGATACCGTTTTACTTTTTCTTGCTACAATTCAACTTTGCGGTGGCTCTTCCgccctacaagtacctggtCATCACCGCAATGTCGAGCTCAGGACGGAAGACGTCTAACTCTCTCGATACTTGATATATGGAGACGGGGGTGCCGTCAATGTGCTCGGCTCGTCGCAAGGAAGCTGTTGGTGCCACTTTCGGCGCAAGTAGGCCCACATTAGCCAACCCCTTGACAGCCGACCGGGTTAGTTTTTAGCTCACGTTATTTCCACGCGTTGGGTGCAACCCTCAAACGTTTTCGCTGCATTATTCGAAAACCATCGTGATGATTGATTTACGGATACCGGCCTGGATTAATAATTGACGGCGACGAGCTATGATGATTATTAGGTAGTTAGGAAATGAAAAGCGGAAAAAGACGTGCGAGGGAAGCGGTATAAATAGTAGGCGGTTGCCGGCGAGCAAACCCATTAACAACCGGGTCTAAACCCTGCCTCTGTCATGTTCAACAAGATGGTcctgtatatatactggCTTGCCCCTCATTCAGCCCAGTCCACACGTTCCGTTGCTGCCAAAGTGAAACTTTATGACGAGATGTTGGTGCCACTTGGAGGTGGTTTAGTTGATTAGGAGCAATTTTCGAAACCCAAATGAGACTGCAAAATCACGTATTTTCCAACTATCGGCATTTCGACTCATTTTGATGAATGAAAACACACTCCATCGTACTCCATCGCGAGCACTTCTCACAACCACTCGCCACgatgtacagtaacaaCGATGTTGGTGCAAACAAGGTTGGCGCGGACTTGGGTTGGGTTGGGACGACTACAGTTCtgggttggggttgaaaTACGACATAATAACTGCTGAAGAGGGCACAGCCCAACAGGTGAAACAGCCAATGGAAGTACGCGATGATTATCCGAACGTGGGAAATAACTTCAAAGACGATCCGAGGTTGGTAAAATGTCGTTGGAGGGTTTTTCAAAGGCCTTTGGAAGGTTTTTCCAAGGGTCTTATGCCATTCGAAGGTCGGCTGAGAGACAACTACGATAGAGTGACCTTGAAGCTATATTGTAGTTGAACTCAGCCGTAGTGTTTGTTATAATATAACAACCTTTAGTTGAGTATACAAGAACCCCACGAGAGTACTCCATTGTCGAGGGTACAATCATATTAAACACCCAAAAGCCGTTATAAAACACTCGAGAAATCACATAAACACTCTAGAACTCTCATTTCCAACCAAGAATTGTACAAAACGCCTAATATCACCATGGAATACAACCGTCCAAATCTCAGCCTTACACGTTGCACTTACATCTGATAACTTTAGTATAGACGCCCAAAGTCGGTCAATACGAACAACAAACAAGACAAACGTTGGGCCCGATGCATAAAaggggtcacgtgatccacCTGAGCCCGCCACCCCCCGTCCTCTCCAGTATTTACCTCATGCGCCCGGTATTGCTCGCTGACTAAGCGTTGATAAAGTTCACATCTATCTgcaccctcctcctcagttCACCAGTTATTGTAACAAGAGACGTTGCAATTGgagcgacacaaacggAACGGGGAAAaggtatcacgtgaccgtaTTACTGACATCATATCCACACGGCGACAACCCTAACTCCTGCGGCTTTCGACTCGCAAATTACACGAATCTACAGTACCCAGTGTCACCATTGCGAGGGTACATGACCAGGTGACAACAAAAAGAGGTCTTTCGATAAAACAGCAACTTTTGGGGGCACATTCCGAAAGAttggatcacgtgacctacTAAAACTACATTGTGAGTGACGGCAAGATAATGGAGAGACTCTCCACCCTACAATATGTCTAGACGGATTACCACTGTCTAGAAAGAGATGACTGGTTATGGCTAATATCATTCAATTTGGGAGCttgtggagatgatgtTACTTTTTGAAGTTTTTCAATAACTTCATTTTTGAGCGATGTGTGATATTTCTGGGTTTTGTTCATGTTTGAAACCTCTACATTTGGCCAAGCAGTTTGTTTACGTTATCGCGTCAATTTTTCTTCGCATATGAATGTTCCTGAAGCCATTCTTCTATTGCGACTAACCCAGCTCTGATCTATatcagtacaagtacatacgtgATATATCACGAGACACATCTTCTGCAGAACGCACGTTCCTCCCATTAATTTCTTCTACAATGGTCACCACTCCGCGTGACTCGTTTGATTCTCTGATATCAGAAAACAGCAATCCTCAGATCACAGAACCCGAACCCCCATCTTCACCCAGAAACGTCTTCAGGCCATTCACAGACACAATCAACAGAGCACAAGCCCttgcctctgctgctcttaCAGACGACTCTGAATTCACATACAACCACAACATCTTCTACGATGACAAAACTACTATTGATTGGATGCACGAGTTTGCAAAAGAACGTCAGCAGCGAAGAATAGCCTGGGATACACCTGGAGTTCGAGGCCAGGCGCTACGATTAGTCAACACTAGTCGCCGATGGATTATCTTGATTGGTACAGGTATTGCGGTTGGTTTGATTGCTGCGTGCATCGACATCACTAGTCATTGGATCGCGGATGTAAGATTGGGCTATTGCCAGAACGCTTTCTacttgtcacgtgactcctGCTGTTCTGGTATTGCAACAAACGACCCTTGCCCCGGTTGGATTGAGTGGAGCTCGTCGTATTTTCTGCGGTACATGATGTACACTTTCATCTGTGTCATTTGTGCAACTTCTGCGTCTGTGTTGGTCATCACATACTCTCCACACTCAAAGCTGTCTGGTATTTCGGAAATCAAGACAATTCTGGCAGGGTACATTATCAAGGGCTTCATGGGCAAGTGGACTTTACTAATCAAGTCTCTCGGACTGGGGCTAGCTGTTGGATCTGGTGTTTGGGTTGGAAAAGAGGGTCCCTTGGTACACGTGGCCTGCTGTTGTGCGAACCTGCTCATTAGATacacgtcacgtgagcacAACGAGGCCCAGAAGCGTGAGATTCTCTCAGCAGCGGCCGCAGCGGGTATTTCTGTTGCTTTCGGATCTCCCATTGGAGGTGTTCTCTTCTCCCTAGAgcaagtatcgtactacTTCCCTGACAAGACCATGTGGCACAGTTTTGTGTGCGCAATGATTGCCGCTGTGACTCTGCAGTTCGTGAACCCTTTTAGAACAGGTAAGCTTGTGCTGTTCCAAGTCGAGTACGATCGGCTCTGGCACCGATTCGAGCTTGTGCCCTTCGCCATTCTGGGTATTTTTGGAGGTCTCTACGGAGCTTACTTCATCAAGCTTAACCTCAAATATGCTAAAATGCGCAAGACCACCTTCATCAAAAACTTTCCCATTCTGGAAGTTGCCATTCTGGCTCTCATCACAGGTCTCATCAACTACCCCAATGTCTACATGCGACTCCAGCCCTCTGTTCTTCTGTCCTATCTCTTCCAGGAATGCAACGCTTCTACTCCAGAAGCTCTTTGTAACCTTGACAACTGGTCTCAGTCGGTGGCGCTTCTACTGTCAGCTTGTGGCCTAGGCTTCCTTCTTGCTTCTTATTCTTTTGGAGTGGCGCTACCTGCTGGAATCATCATCCCCAGTATGTGTATTGGGGCTCTCTTTGGTCGTGCAGTCGGTATTCTCATGGCTACATGGCATGAAACAAATCGCGACTTTTTCCTCTTTGCCAGCTGTCCGGCTGAAGGTACATGTGTCACTCCTGGTGTGTatgccgttgttggtgcCGCCTCTGCTCTGGGAGGTGTTACAAGACTTACTATCAGTATTGTTGTCATCACCTTCGAGCTCACTGGAGCTCTAAACTACGTGCTTCCCATTATGGCTGGTGTAATGGTCAGTAAATGGGTTGGAGACGCCATTGGAGGTAAGAGGGGTATCTACGAAAGCTGGATCCATGTGCTGGATTTACCATATCTCGACAACAAGGACGACGAACCTGTTCCTGTTGTCTATGTGAAGGAGTTTATGACCAGCATTGATGATCTTGTGGTTATTCAGACCAACTCGAGTGACCACGTCAACACAATCGACTCTCTCCAATCGACTATTTCATCTTGCACCTTCCAGGGCTTCCCCATCGTAAACCAAGATACTATTCTTCAAGGGTACATTTTCCGATCAGAGCTGAAGTTCAGTATCGATAAAGCTCTTTTGTTTGATCACCTCACTGGTGAGACAGAGTGCGTATTTGAATCTCGGGATGCTGAAGACTCTTcatgtcttcttcttcgtgAGTGGGTTGTTCAAGCTCCTCCCACAGTCACTTCTTCAGCTACTCTCCAGCTAGTGTCTAACATGTTCTTCAAGCTGGGTCTGCGGTACATTTGTGTGGTTGACAAGGGAAAGTTGGTTGGATTGATCACCAAGGAAGATTTGTGGCGACT
This genomic interval from Yarrowia lipolytica chromosome 1E, complete sequence contains the following:
- a CDS encoding uncharacterized protein (Compare to YALI0E09015g, weakly similar to uniprot|P37020 Saccharomyces cerevisiae YJR040w GEF1 voltage-gated chloride channel protein) — encoded protein: MVTTPRDSFDSLISENSNPQITEPEPPSSPRNVFRPFTDTINRAQALASAALTDDSEFTYNHNIFYDDKTTIDWMHEFAKERQQRRIAWDTPGVRGQALRLVNTSRRWIILIGTGIAVGLIAACIDITSHWIADVRLGYCQNAFYLSRDSCCSGIATNDPCPGWIEWSSSYFLRYMMYTFICVICATSASVLVITYSPHSKLSGISEIKTILAGYIIKGFMGKWTLLIKSLGLGLAVGSGVWVGKEGPLVHVACCCANLLIRYTSREHNEAQKREILSAAAAAGISVAFGSPIGGVLFSLEQVSYYFPDKTMWHSFVCAMIAAVTLQFVNPFRTGKLVLFQVEYDRLWHRFELVPFAILGIFGGLYGAYFIKLNLKYAKMRKTTFIKNFPILEVAILALITGLINYPNVYMRLQPSVLLSYLFQECNASTPEALCNLDNWSQSVALLLSACGLGFLLASYSFGVALPAGIIIPSMCIGALFGRAVGILMATWHETNRDFFLFASCPAEGTCVTPGVYAVVGAASALGGVTRLTISIVVITFELTGALNYVLPIMAGVMVSKWVGDAIGGKRGIYESWIHVLDLPYLDNKDDEPVPVVYVKEFMTSIDDLVVIQTNSSDHVNTIDSLQSTISSCTFQGFPIVNQDTILQGYIFRSELKFSIDKALLFDHLTGETECVFESRDAEDSSCLLLREWVVQAPPTVTSSATLQLVSNMFFKLGLRYICVVDKGKLVGLITKEDLWRLFNSDRLKTMAVPILGTVNDESRQGLLHDDV
- a CDS encoding uncharacterized protein (Compare to YALI0E09012g, similar to uniprot|P53115 Saccharomyces cerevisiae YGL150c INO80) — its product is MNGHNNNHDETNRGAMSISSILSGGERRASDASQQPPAPPLQQQSPLQQQPPPALHHPPPPPHLSPHQTHQAPHISPQHSPQNGHTMPGPPMMGHEQHYMQQQHPQHPQHPQQQSPPMLPQHHQHHPHPHHSPQHSPPMLQHQHHSSTSPPMYHKQQPHPQHQHPPPPHPGHMSPQGHPNMSPHPVQHQGPHPGHQGHPGHPGHQGHPAPPDMYAPRIYMSQQQIPQQAPWPIQIPIQGHTSVDGDHSAPESPPADADDPAYADAKTGFLQQVQSRLEAVVQLEELRDKVVIDEYTKTKAYTNAARYAAVKQSAKTSLQKEAIVRVAFVEYEEGGGLAGAHTSASPAASSSSSAAPVSSTSSAPASASSAAGAAAAAAATTSSVSTPKAKKRSKAVSKTSAAASVAAGTSSKEASPAPKPKTKKQLQAEQREKDREIREENAAAKEAAAAAKQLDQAYDSIWKDMARRDAAKVHKTVAATIAVKQSNHRKTAVLASKEARRWQYRTNKSIKDMQGKARRAMREMLSFWKRNEKEERDLRKKAEKEALDQAKKDEEDRESKRQARKLNFLLTQTELYSHFIGRKIKTDEMEDGEAAKDGDEDYEAMEKIAKSGSDVETKRAAELDFDEDDDDKLRQIAMQNAHNQVRRNQQQAQAFDAQSETPTAESGAAADSDDAFQNPTSLGDLQLSQPKLLNCTLKEYQLKGLNWLANLYEQGINGILADEMGLGKTVQSISVMAYLAETHNIWGPYLVIAPASTLHNWQQEISKFVPDFKVLPYWGNGKDRKILRKFWDRKNVKYTRDSPFHVLVTSYQLVVSDAQYFSRVKWQYMILDEAQAIKSSSSSRWKSLLAFQCRNRLLLTGTPIQNSMQELWALLHFIMPSLFDSHDEFSEWFSKDIESHAKEKSQLDQQQLKRLHMILKPFMLRRVKKHVQQELGDKIEIDVYCNLTTRQRVMYKILKSQINLQELLAKAQSGSEENTQSLMNLVMQFRKVCNHPDLFERADVKSAYNFGPSNCGSDKDTWIGSSNRNLISFEVPKLVYREGGFLDVPGEHSKAGSLNKLLKVDLNIWEPSWMGRKRDLVVEEEGGVGRVSRVSQMGVMERVINEVNRDVPSVGALPRYTPAPSPFDVFETLYDSYLHRLEPAYDPRVVAPPVDFVCRDRGFQIEQEEKMGGVDVRRALTPLTLGQELWWLEKAEAEVKGTNVTALTPGSVSLPPNDLFPSRVLDFNGINTLRMPSMSKFISCSGKLAKLDELLAELKAGGHRVLVYFQMTKMMDLAEEYLTFKQYNYCRLDGSSKLSDRRDLVNDWQTKPELFVFLLSTRAGGLGINLTAADTVIFYDSDWNPTIDSQAMDRAHRLGQTRQVTVYRLLVKGTIEERMRDRAKQKEHVQNVVMSGQSQSHEEEVNSKPSRDVALWLLDDDQDEASFVKGKENRGVKRGAEGEEEKKVEEIKKPKTE